The window GTACACAGACAGTATGGATTTTCTGCGCCAGGAGATTGTCAAGGATATGCCCGGCAAAGTGATCTGCTTCTCCGGCCGGGGAGGCGAGGTTTTGGGCAGTGACGGGCAATGGGAGCACATCACCAGGGACGCGACCAAGAAGCTTTTTGCCAACCGGCAGGCTGAGGTCATGCTCTGTACCGATGCTGCGGCTGAGGGATTGAACTTTCAATTCTGCGGGGCTGTCGTCAATTACGATATGCCCTGGAACCCGATGAAGGTGGAGCAGCGCATCGGGCGCATAGACCGCTTGGGACAGGAATTTGAGCAGATCCAAATCGTTAATCTACACTATGAAGACACAGTGGAAACGGACATCTACCTGGCCTTGCGGGAGCGCATCCAACTCTTTCAGACTTTTGTCGGTCGTTTGCAGCCCATTCTGGCCAAGCTGCCTGGGGCCATTGCTCAGGTGACCCTAGGGGCACAGGGCGACCAGGATCAGGCCAAGGAAAACCTGCTCTCCGAGATTGAGCAGCAGGTCAAGGATGCCGGTAAGGGCGGCCTGGATCTGGACGACATTACCGATCAGGATCTGGAAGAGCCGGTTCGTCCTGACCCGCCGTACACCCTGCACGATCTGGGAGCCATCCTGGAGAAACCCCATCTCCTGCCGCCAGGCCTGGAAGTCGAAAAACTGGGCAACAAGGAATTCTCATACCTTCGCCCCGGCATGAAGTATCGGGTCCGGGTGACCACAGATGCAGACTACTTTGACCAGAATCCGGAAAGCACAGAGCTCTGGTCTCCGGGGAATCCTTTGTTTCCGGTGGTGGAAGAGACGGGGGAGAATGAGTTTGTGGGGAGAGAGGAGTTTATAGCGATAACTCGAGAAGCGACAAGTAACAAGTGCAAAGGCTAAAAATGCATTTAAGAGAGCATCTAAAAGAGCATTTTCTTGAAACAAAGTCTCTTTTAAAGAAAATCCCGCCCACTGAAGTTGCATATTGGTTTCTCAAGGAGGGATATTTTCCTGAGCGTTATGTATTGCCTCCATCATTTAAGGTATCAGATTTTAAGTTGTTAGAAGAACCTTATAATAAGGAACTTTCAGATCTGACTCGCAGGCAGATTGCAAAGATATCATATCCAAAGACACTCTTAACATCTCGCGAATTTGGTATAATCCATCCATGGAATTATCATGACATAGTATTCCATTTTTATGAGAATTGGGATTTACTTATTGATCATTTATTTCATGATGAACAAAGAATATACTCATACAGCAATCCAATTCCTGTGACAAAGAAAAATAAAGGACGAGTTGGTCGTATACGTGCTGGTCGAATGATTTATGAATGGTTGTCGATGGCAGAAAATGATATGGTTCTTGATGCTGGTAAGTATCAGTTTATAGCCAGAACAGACATCTCTAATTTTTATTCATCAATCTATACCCACACCATACCATGGTCTTTACACGGAAGAGAAGGATCTTTAGTTGATAAATGTTTTAACCTGTTGGGTAATAAGGTTGATCGGCTTCTTCAATATTCTAATGATGGTAGAACAAATGGCATACCCGTGGGTCCTGCTTTGACTGATTTCATTGCGGAAATTGTGTTATCAGGGGTAGATGTTAATGTATCAAGAAGGATAGATAAAAAGGTCGATTTTCAAGCTGCACGATTTAAGGATGACTACCGCTTTCTTTGTTCATCAGAAGAAGATGGTCAAAAGATCTTGCAAGAAATTGCTGATGTATTACAAGAATATAATTTAGTTATAAATGAGAAGAAAACATCGATACTAAAATTACCTGATGAAGTATACAGAAAACATGATAGAGAATATTTTCCTTACAGC is drawn from Desulfovermiculus halophilus DSM 18834 and contains these coding sequences:
- a CDS encoding RNA-directed DNA polymerase, yielding MHLREHLKEHFLETKSLLKKIPPTEVAYWFLKEGYFPERYVLPPSFKVSDFKLLEEPYNKELSDLTRRQIAKISYPKTLLTSREFGIIHPWNYHDIVFHFYENWDLLIDHLFHDEQRIYSYSNPIPVTKKNKGRVGRIRAGRMIYEWLSMAENDMVLDAGKYQFIARTDISNFYSSIYTHTIPWSLHGREGSLVDKCFNLLGNKVDRLLQYSNDGRTNGIPVGPALTDFIAEIVLSGVDVNVSRRIDKKVDFQAARFKDDYRFLCSSEEDGQKILQEIADVLQEYNLVINEKKTSILKLPDEVYRKHDREYFPYSIRDKKKISFKLFEHTLLVALEIHRRHPGTSILEKFISELFDNDKHLKVYFSGSSNKKLQEIKKMVELLFFAKRESQKILCHVLAVCEQLYITYKKQYKILKEYFQQRICYEMKIASEKRSTFEVVWYIFFSRFIGLGLDFQE